A genomic segment from Antedon mediterranea chromosome 6, ecAntMedi1.1, whole genome shotgun sequence encodes:
- the LOC140051901 gene encoding uncharacterized protein, whose product MQALITSERFFKDISTLILKVPVSPTKVLLDNLIQEAQMLLNAKPEHCSGELELNLTWDPVAASKPDVYRATEPLDIVASTEAKVVPTAAEEFFPLEYNEALNTMAEDRMDLTLSEVSGVPLVVVDLTLSEVNPGVPSESEEKIADQLEGTVNGQSSIQTKTMDQNKQENQHHMNNEQCEEISVEKDCMEIEENILKSQTQEKKSTYAEKEEGNDNRIDIGIQQHKSQIDISDEKKQWDLKNETSYGIKRRKLKHDESSRISLPLTGNPVDDFFMLRNGKRNLKMGEDTTNMTGSVESAETFGKRSTKMGKDTTKMTGSVENAEKFGKRSTKMGEDITKMTGSVENVEKFGKRSIKTVENVVDIKAGKVENTSDDMKTRNTNTIGQKLSETLTVNEKSRADNKNMEEEIRPMKEKQRKRTKSKIIEINLPESYQKILNILEDCAKPALRFLVSVGRLQQTATFYFLEPCATRFMMKQQHLQQMNNNNEYKFTIILHAMVSSADLLVQVDRYSSCYGVFC is encoded by the exons ATGCAAGCATTGATCACGAGTGAGAGGTTCTTTAAGGATATTTCAACACTAATATTAAAAG TTCCTGTCAGTCCAACCAAAGTGCTTCTTGATAACCTCATTCAAGAAGCTCAGATGCTATTGAATGCCAAACCAGAGCACTGTAGTGGAGAGCTAGAATTGAATCTGACATGGGATCCTGTAGCTGCATCAAAGCCTGATGTATATAGAGCTACAGAGCCACTGGACATAGTAGCGAGCACAGAGGCTAAAGTTGTACCAACTGCGGCTGAGGAATTCTTTCCATTGGAATATAATGAAG CTTTGAACACAATGGCAGAAGACAGAATGGACCTGACTCTGTCAGAGGTTTCTGGTGTTCCTTTAGTAGTTGTGGACCTGACTCTGTCAGAAGTTAATCCTGGTGTTCCTTCAGAATCAGAAGAGAAGATCGCTGATCAGCTTGAAGGCACGGTTAATGGACAAAGTAGTATTCAGACTAAAACAATGGATCAAAATAAGCAAGAAAACCAACATCATATGAATAATGAGCAATGTGAAGAAATCAGTGTGGAGAAAGATTGTATGGAAATTGAAGAAAACATCTTGAAATCACAAACACAAGAAAAAAAGTCCACTTATGCAGAAAAGGAAGAGGGGAATGATAATAGAATAGATATTGGAATACAACAACATAAATCACAAATAGATATCAGTGATGAAAAGAAACAATGGGATTTGAAAAATGAAACTAGTT ACGGGATAAAAAGACGAAAACTAAAACATGATGAATCAAGTAGAATATCATTGCCTCTTACTGGGAACCCGGTTGATGATTTCTTCATGTTAAGAAATggtaaaagaaatttaaaaatgggTGAGGATACTACAAACATGACAGGAAGTGTAGAGAGTGCAGAGACATTTGGTAAAAGAAGTACGAAAATGGGTAAAGATACTACAAAAATGACAGGAAGTGTGGAGAATGCAGAGAAATTTGGTAAAAGAAGTACGAAAATGGGTGAAGATATTACGAAAATGACAGGAAGTGTAGAGAATGTGGAGAAATTTGGTAAAAGAAGCATAAAAACGGTTGAAAATGTTGTGGATATAAAAGCCGGGAAGGTTGAAAATACATCTGATGATATGAAAACAAGAAATACAAACACAATTGGTCAGAAACTTTCTG AAACATTGACAGTTAATGAAAAATCAAGAGCAGATAATAAGAATATGGAAGAAGAAATAAGACctatgaaagaaaaacaaaggaaaaGGACAAAATCCAAAATCATAGAAATTAATCTCCCAG aGTCCTACCAAAAAATACTGAATATTTTGGAAGATTGTGCAAAACCTGCTTTACGATTCTTAGTGTCAGTTGGACGTCTTCAACAGACGGCTACATTCTACTTCCTAGAACCATGTGCTACCAGATTTATGATGAAACAACAACACCTTCAGCAAATGAACAATAATAATG AGTACAAGTTTACCATTATTCTTCATGCTATGGTGTCTTCTGCTGACCTCTT AGTACAAGTTGACCGTTATTCTTCATGCTATGGTGTCTTCTGCTGA